ACCCCGAACTTCATAGGTCTTCATACGGCTAATCAGATGATTTTCCAGACGAATATTTAGGTCATATACTACCTTTTGAGGAGGATTGAATATACCACCTACCGTACTGTTCATAAGCATTCCAGGCAAAAGACCGCTGTTTTCACTGAGATAATATAGAAAGGGTATGCCAATAATGGTAAACAGGATTAGAAACCAGTTTATTTTTCGCACATCCATAGCTAGTCTCCTTTATAACAAAAGGTATGGCGTTCACCATACCTTTTATTTATTGAAAATCAGGCATACTGGGTGTTGAAATGTTTTTTAAGGCATCTTCGGCTTCATCCTGGAGCTGCCTTTGTGTTGCCAAGTCCCCTAAAGAAACCATTCCAACAATTTTGCCATCTTCTACTACTGGAATTCTTCTGATTTGATTTTCTGCCATTAAACGGGCTACCTCGTCTACATCCATATCCGGAGTACAGGTCACCACATTATCAGTCATCACATCTTTACATAATGTATTATTTACATCCTGGCCTTCTGCAACATTGCGAAGGACGATATCTCGGTCTGTAATAATACCGACGATTTCATCTCCACTACGTACAGGAACAGCACCTACGTTAGCATCCCTCATAATCTGAGAAGCTTTTAAAACAGATTCTTCTTCGTCTACAGCAAGTATATTCTGAGTCATTATATCTCTAACTTTCATCATTGTCCCTCCATAATAATGATTTCTTTATTATTTTGGGCAATATCATTGTAAAATATGTATAGACTAAATTTAATGTTTTTTCATTAAAAAAAGAGCCTTGCACCAGCAAATTTCATTTGCTGATGCAAAAGCCCTTTTATTTTACAACTAAGTTTACAATCTTTCCTGGCACATAGATTTCTTTTACGATGTTTTTGCCGTCCAGTTTGCCTTCTACCAAAGCTTTTGCTTTTTCTAGTACCGATTCTTTGGATTCGTTAAGATCCACTTCGATGGTGCTTCTTAATTTGCCATTCACCTGAACAGCAATTTCAATAGTGTCTTCTTTCATCTTTTGTTCGTCATAGGTTGGCCATGTTTCTTTAAACACAGATTCTGTATGACCGGTCATCTCCCATAATTCTTCTGCAACATGAGGAATAAATGGAGCCAGTAAAACGATGAGGGTTTCTATAGTTTCTTGATCCAGTCCATTAGATGCTTTGGCGATATTTGCCAATTTATTGGTATATTCCATAAATCCGCTGACTACGGTATTCAGATGGAAGTCTTCCATTCTGGTTGTAATTTCATAAACCAGTTTATGTCTTGTTCTTTCCATTTCTCTGGTAGGTTCTACATAAGCATCTTTGTTTTCTGTAATCAGCTTCCAAACTTTGTTAATAAAACGATATACTCCGTCAATTCCTCTGTCATCCCATTCGGAATCCAATTCAGGAGGCCCTACGAATAATTCATACATACGAAGAGAATCGGCACCGTATCTTTCTACCAATTCATCCGGGGATACGACATTTCCTTTGGATTTACTCATTTTCGCCCCATTTTTCGTAATCATTCCCTGGTTAAACAGGCGTTTAAAGGGTTCTTCAAAATCTACTACACCGATATCGTATAAGAATTTTGTATAGAATCGTGCATAGAGAAGATGAAGTACCGCATGCTCGATACCACCTACATAAATATCTACAGGCAGCCATTTTTGCATCATTTCTTTACTTACCAATTCTTTATCATTATGAGGATCGGCATATCTTAAGAAATACCATGAAGAACCTGCCCACTGAGGCATTGTATTGGTTTCTCTCTTAGCAGGGCCACCGCATTTTGGACAAGTGGTGTTCACCCATTCTTCAATCGCTGCCAATGGTGATTCTCCTGTTCCTGTAGGTTCATAGGATTCTACTTCCGGAAGGGTAACTGGAAGCTGATCTTCGGGTACTGCTACTGCACCACATTTTTCACAATGAACGATAGGAATAGGTTCTCCCCAATATCTTTGTCTTGAAAATACCCAGTCTCTTAATTTATAATTTACTGTTTTCTTGCCTATGCCATGTTCCTGAAGGTAATTTGCTATAACTTCCTTAGCTTCTTTGGAAGAAATACCGTCAAATATTCCGGAATTAATCATCACTCCATCTTCTGTATAGGGTTCTATAAGTTCTACGGCTTCTCCTCCTTCCTTTTTAATGACCTGAATAATAGGAAGGTTGAATTTCTTAGCAAAAGCAAAGTCTCTTTCGTCATGGGCGGGTACACACATAATTGCGCCTGTACCATAATCTGCTAATACATAATCAGAAATCCAAATTGGAATTTTAGCCCCGTTAAGAGGATTAATTGCATATCTTCCGGTAAATACTCCTGTTTTCTCTTTGTCCGCCATACGGTCTACGGAAGATTTGGTTGAAGCCTGGAACACATATTCTTCCACTGCTTGCTTTTGCTCTTCAGTGGTGATTTCAGGTACACTTTCATGTTCAGGCGCTAAAACCATAAATGTCGCTCCATAGAGTGTATCCGGTCTTGTGGTAAAGACTTTAATCTGTTTGTCTAAACCATCTACTTTGAAATCAATCTCTGCGCCATAACTTTTTCCAATCCAGTCAGTCTGCATTTTCTTTACTTTCTCAGGCCAGTCCAAGTCCTGCAAATCATTGAGCAGTCTTTCTGCATAAGCCGTAATCTTTAACATCCATTGACGCAGATTCTTCTTAGTGACTAAAGAACCGCAACGTTCACAGGTGCCGCCTACAACTTCTTCGTTGGCAAGACCTGTTTTACAACTGGGGCACCAGTTAATTGGCATTTCCTTTTCATAAGCCAGCCCTTTTTCAAACATTTTTACAAAAATCCATTGGGTCCATTTATAGTAATCTGGATCTGTTGTGTTCACTTCTCTGTCCCAATCATAAATAGCACTGATTTCATGGAGTTGTCTTTTGAAGTTCGCTATGTTTCTGGCAGTTCCTACTTTAGGATGGATACCTTTTTTGATGGCATCATTTTCTGCCGGTAACCCAAAAGCATCCCAGCCCATAGGATGAAGCACATAGTAATTTTGCAATACTTTATAGCGACTCCATACATCACTAAGCACATAGCCTCTCCAGTGTCCTACATGAAGTCCGTTTCCTGAAGGATAAGGAAACATGTCTAAGCAATAATATTTCTTCTTATCAGGTCCATCTTGATTAATGGGATTCTTTTCCCATCTTTCACGCCATTTTTTTTCAATAGCTTTATGATCGTAGCGTATGTTACTCAAAATCCATTCCTCCTAATAATGCAAATTATGTAACATCATAATAAAAGAATTTGCTTGCGAAACTCTCGCATGTAATTAAAAGAGTTTCACTTGCGAAACTTTCGCATATAATTAAAAAAACCTTTCGTCTTAGTTAGAGACGAAAGGTTACTCCGCGGTACCACTCTAGTTTATTCTCTATACGAGAATACACTTATGATATGTATTTGACATACATATCTTTCCTTTAACGGGGATACCGTCGCCACCTACTCCAATTTCAGCGGGAGACTCCAAGGGGAGTTCAGTATTTCTCGATACTGT
This is a stretch of genomic DNA from Defluviitalea raffinosedens. It encodes these proteins:
- a CDS encoding CBS domain-containing protein, encoding MKVRDIMTQNILAVDEEESVLKASQIMRDANVGAVPVRSGDEIVGIITDRDIVLRNVAEGQDVNNTLCKDVMTDNVVTCTPDMDVDEVARLMAENQIRRIPVVEDGKIVGMVSLGDLATQRQLQDEAEDALKNISTPSMPDFQ
- the leuS gene encoding leucine--tRNA ligase — encoded protein: MRYDHKAIEKKWRERWEKNPINQDGPDKKKYYCLDMFPYPSGNGLHVGHWRGYVLSDVWSRYKVLQNYYVLHPMGWDAFGLPAENDAIKKGIHPKVGTARNIANFKRQLHEISAIYDWDREVNTTDPDYYKWTQWIFVKMFEKGLAYEKEMPINWCPSCKTGLANEEVVGGTCERCGSLVTKKNLRQWMLKITAYAERLLNDLQDLDWPEKVKKMQTDWIGKSYGAEIDFKVDGLDKQIKVFTTRPDTLYGATFMVLAPEHESVPEITTEEQKQAVEEYVFQASTKSSVDRMADKEKTGVFTGRYAINPLNGAKIPIWISDYVLADYGTGAIMCVPAHDERDFAFAKKFNLPIIQVIKKEGGEAVELIEPYTEDGVMINSGIFDGISSKEAKEVIANYLQEHGIGKKTVNYKLRDWVFSRQRYWGEPIPIVHCEKCGAVAVPEDQLPVTLPEVESYEPTGTGESPLAAIEEWVNTTCPKCGGPAKRETNTMPQWAGSSWYFLRYADPHNDKELVSKEMMQKWLPVDIYVGGIEHAVLHLLYARFYTKFLYDIGVVDFEEPFKRLFNQGMITKNGAKMSKSKGNVVSPDELVERYGADSLRMYELFVGPPELDSEWDDRGIDGVYRFINKVWKLITENKDAYVEPTREMERTRHKLVYEITTRMEDFHLNTVVSGFMEYTNKLANIAKASNGLDQETIETLIVLLAPFIPHVAEELWEMTGHTESVFKETWPTYDEQKMKEDTIEIAVQVNGKLRSTIEVDLNESKESVLEKAKALVEGKLDGKNIVKEIYVPGKIVNLVVK